The following coding sequences are from one Sander lucioperca isolate FBNREF2018 chromosome 2, SLUC_FBN_1.2, whole genome shotgun sequence window:
- the LOC116047647 gene encoding uncharacterized protein LOC116047647 encodes MTATVLRKLTRPFHSQSPPHKNADTQWEGQALMDHTYILGQKKNHVCDRETQCGGEEPLAHAILKNDTSCVLYTGLSLSAFFDHVKYLEQFYKANFKMHVMDQILMTMMKLKLNLLQGDLAEHFAVSQGLVSRILSYWIDTMEEHMRIYIPWLPRETIRSTMPQCFREKFPNTTCIIDCTETTLQKPHNLDSRGESYSHYYSSNTIKYLVAIEPCELVMFISPAYGGRCSDKFITQESGFLEYLRPGDEVMADRGFTIRDLLFERKVNLVLPAFTHKGGQLSDEDVTATRRIANVRIHVERVIRRLKVFKIISQTVPINLAHKMDKILRICAALVNMQGEIIHEDAD; translated from the coding sequence ATGACAGCCACTGTGTTGAGGAAGCTGACCAGGCCGTTCCACAGTCAGTCACCTCCGCATAAAAATGCTGACACTCAGTGGGAGGGTCAGGCACTGATGGATCACACCTACATATTAGGACAAAAGAAGAATCATGTATGCGACAGAGAAACACAATGTGGTGGAGAAGAACCCCTTGCCCATGCCATCCTGAAGAATGACACTAGCTGTGTGTTGTACACAGGCCTTTCTCTCAGTGCCTTTTTTGATCATGTTAAATATCTGGAACAGTTCTATAAAGCAAACTTTAAGATGCACGTAATGGATCAAATATTGATGACCATGATGAAACTTAAGTTGAATCTACTCCAGGGTGATCTTGCAGAACACTTTGCTGTGTCCCAGGGGTTAGTGAGCAGGATCCTCTCCTACTGGATAGACACAATGGAGGAGCACATGAGAATCTACATTCCTTGGCTGCCACGGGAGACAATCCGGAGCACAATGCCTCAGTGCTTCAGGGAGAAGTTCCCCAACACCACCTGCATCATTGACTGCACTGAGACCACCCTGCAGAAACCACACAACCTTGACTCCAGAGGCGAGTCATACAGTCATTATTATTCCAGCAATACTATAAAGTATTTAGTTGCTATTGAACCGTGTGAGCTTGTTATGTTCATTTCTCCTGCTTATGGAGGCAGGTGTAGTGACAAGTTCATCACTCAGGAGTCTGGTTTCCTGGAGTATCTTCGTCCCGGCGATGAAGTGATGGCAGACAGAGGCTTTACCATCAGAGATCTGCTGTTTGAGAGAAAGGTTAACCTTGTTCTACCAGCGTTCACTCATAAAGGAGGGCAGTTGTCTGATGAGGATGTAACTGCCACAAGGAGGATTGCAAATGTGCGCATACATGTGGAAAGAGTTATCAGGAGGCTCAAAGTGTTCAAAATAATCTCCCAGACTGTACCCATCAACTTGGCACACAAAATGGACAAAATCCTCAGAATCTGTGCAGCCCTTGTAAACATGCAGGGGGAAATCATCCACGAGGATGCTGATTGA